One region of Micromonospora lupini genomic DNA includes:
- a CDS encoding LacI family DNA-binding transcriptional regulator, translating to MNIGEIARRAGVSRSTVSYVLSGKRTVSEATRRRIQAVIDELDYRPNASARALKEGRTRTLGLVIPPASQRLTDMQLGFVASVVEAAARHDLDVLLSPSGGDHDRSFERIVSGRRVDGVVLMEIRLEDDRVTRLARTGLPFVTIGRTAEAHGMSWVDIDYAGLIARCVHHLADLGHRHVALVNRSAELVAAGYGPSHRALAGFQAAVVERGLSGVDVCCGDDTTSGEACVEQLLVTHPAVTAVATINEAALPGMQRALTGAGLSVPADFSVTGVAAQHWAEDFRPPLTAADVPMREMGAEAVALLLEIIAAPESVPRHRLYSPPISLRSSTGPVRTR from the coding sequence ATGAACATCGGGGAGATCGCCCGTCGGGCGGGGGTGTCCCGCAGCACCGTGTCGTACGTGCTGAGCGGCAAGCGAACCGTCTCGGAGGCGACCCGGCGGCGGATCCAGGCGGTCATCGACGAGCTGGACTACCGGCCGAACGCCAGTGCCCGCGCACTGAAGGAGGGGCGTACCCGCACCCTCGGGCTGGTGATCCCACCGGCGAGCCAGCGGTTGACCGACATGCAGTTGGGCTTCGTCGCCAGCGTCGTCGAGGCCGCCGCCCGCCACGACCTGGATGTGCTGCTGTCCCCGTCCGGCGGCGACCACGACCGGTCGTTCGAGCGGATCGTCAGCGGGCGTCGGGTGGACGGCGTGGTCCTCATGGAGATCCGGTTGGAGGACGACCGGGTCACGCGGCTGGCCAGGACGGGCCTGCCGTTCGTCACGATCGGGCGGACGGCCGAAGCGCACGGCATGAGCTGGGTCGACATCGACTACGCCGGGCTGATCGCGCGCTGCGTGCACCACCTGGCCGACCTGGGGCACCGGCACGTGGCGCTTGTCAACCGCTCCGCCGAGCTGGTGGCGGCGGGTTACGGGCCCAGCCATCGCGCGCTTGCGGGATTCCAGGCGGCGGTGGTGGAACGGGGCCTGAGCGGCGTGGACGTCTGCTGCGGTGATGACACGACCTCCGGTGAGGCGTGCGTGGAGCAGTTGCTGGTGACTCATCCGGCAGTCACGGCGGTGGCCACCATCAACGAGGCGGCGCTGCCCGGGATGCAGCGCGCGCTGACCGGCGCCGGACTGTCCGTGCCTGCCGACTTCTCCGTCACCGGGGTCGCCGCCCAGCACTGGGCGGAGGACTTCCGCCCGCCGCTGACCGCCGCGGACGTGCCCATGCGGGAGATGGGCGCGGAGGCGGTGGCGCTGCTGCTGGAGATCATCGCGGCTCCCGAGAGTGTGCCGCGGCACCGCCTGTACAGCCCGCCCATCTCCTTGCGGTCCAGCACGGGCCCGGTCCGGACGCGCTGA
- a CDS encoding iron chaperone — MSAKTPTTESDGFSAEERAAMKERAAELRAEGKKGAKKADGLQALLDRIAQMAPDDRALAERVHVAVTAAAPELSPKTWYGMPAYANAADKIVVFFQDSGKFNYRYSTLGFQDTANLDDGDLWPVAYALRTWSPEVEKRVIELVRAAVS; from the coding sequence ATGTCAGCGAAGACCCCGACGACCGAGTCCGACGGCTTCAGCGCCGAGGAGCGCGCCGCGATGAAGGAGCGTGCGGCCGAACTGCGCGCCGAGGGCAAGAAGGGCGCCAAGAAGGCCGACGGGTTGCAGGCGCTCCTCGACCGGATCGCGCAGATGGCGCCCGACGATCGCGCGCTCGCCGAGCGCGTGCACGTCGCGGTGACCGCCGCCGCCCCTGAACTGTCGCCGAAGACCTGGTACGGGATGCCCGCCTACGCGAACGCGGCTGACAAGATCGTCGTCTTCTTCCAGGACTCCGGCAAGTTCAACTACCGCTACTCGACCCTGGGCTTCCAGGACACGGCCAACCTCGACGACGGAGACCTCTGGCCGGTGGCGTACGCGCTGCGGACGTGGAGCCCCGAGGTGGAGAAGAGGGTCATCGAGCTGGTGCGGGCCGCCGTCTCCTGA
- a CDS encoding glycosyl hydrolase family 95 catalytic domain-containing protein encodes MPDVTRRNVLRAGAAGAGAALLPVAWSAVARAGSVAPPQVLAADDLALWYDEPAGTDWLRALPIGNGRLGAMVFGNIDTERLQLNEDTIWAGGPYDSANTRGAANLAEIRRRVFADQWTQAQDLINQTMMGNPGGQLAYQPVGNLRLAFSSASGASQYNRTLDLTTATVTTTYVLNGVRYQREMFASAPDQVIVIRLTADRASSITFNATFDSPQRTTVSSPDAATIGVDGISGAMEGVNGSVRFLALAHAVATGGTVSSSGGTLRVSGATSVTVLISIGSSYVNFRTVNGDYQGIARTRLNAARAVAVDQLRSRHLADYQALFNRVTIDLGRTAAADQPTDVRIAQHASTNDPQFSALLFQFGRYLLISSSRPGTQPANLQGIWNDSMTPPWDSKYTINANLPMNYWPADTTNLAECFLPVFDLVRDLTVTGARVAQAQYGAGGWVTHHNTDGWRGASVVDGALWGMWQTGGAWLSTLIWEHYLFTGDVGFLQTNYPALKGAAQFFLDTLVAHPTLGYLVTNPSNSPELPHHSNASVCAGPTMDNQILRDLFDAAARAGEVLGVDAAFRSQVRTARDRLAPTKVGSRGNVQEWLADWVETERNHRHVSHLYGLHPSNQITKRGTPALYEAARRTLELRGDDGTGWSLAWKINYWARLEDATRAHKLLKDLVRTDRLAPNMFDLHPPFQIDGNFGATSGIAEMLLHSHTGELHVLPALPSGWPTGQVAGLRGRGGYTVGVRWTSGQADEISVRADRDGTLRLRARLFTGSFTLVDATDDSTPSTTRPDTDVVQLAVRAGHTYRAARPGVTPSPTLSNTPTPTVTPTLSPTPTLTPTPTPTVTSTPSPSGARATYTVTSSWSGGFQGEVTVTAGAAPTRGWTVSWTFPNGQVISQIWSGAHTQSGANVRVTNVDYNGSLPAGGSTTFGFIASTTGANNPPTDITCTTT; translated from the coding sequence ATGCCTGACGTGACACGAAGGAACGTGCTGAGGGCCGGTGCGGCGGGTGCCGGAGCCGCGCTGCTGCCGGTCGCGTGGTCCGCCGTCGCCCGCGCCGGCTCGGTGGCGCCGCCGCAGGTGCTCGCCGCCGACGACCTGGCCCTGTGGTACGACGAACCCGCCGGCACCGACTGGCTGCGGGCGCTGCCGATCGGCAACGGCCGGCTGGGCGCGATGGTGTTCGGCAACATCGACACCGAACGGCTCCAGCTCAACGAGGACACCATCTGGGCCGGCGGCCCGTACGACTCCGCCAACACCCGGGGCGCTGCCAACCTCGCGGAGATCCGGCGGCGGGTCTTCGCGGACCAGTGGACCCAGGCGCAGGACCTGATCAACCAGACGATGATGGGCAACCCTGGCGGCCAGCTCGCCTACCAGCCGGTGGGCAACCTCCGGCTCGCCTTCTCCTCCGCCAGCGGCGCCTCCCAGTACAACCGGACACTCGACCTCACCACCGCCACCGTCACCACGACGTACGTGCTGAACGGCGTCCGGTACCAGCGTGAGATGTTCGCCAGCGCGCCCGACCAGGTGATCGTGATCCGGCTGACCGCCGACCGGGCCAGCTCGATAACGTTCAACGCCACCTTCGACAGCCCGCAGCGGACGACTGTGTCGAGCCCCGACGCCGCCACCATCGGCGTCGACGGCATCTCCGGCGCCATGGAGGGCGTCAACGGGTCGGTGCGCTTCCTCGCCCTGGCCCACGCCGTCGCGACGGGCGGCACGGTCAGCAGCTCCGGCGGAACCCTGCGCGTCTCCGGCGCCACGAGCGTGACAGTGCTGATCTCGATCGGTTCCAGCTACGTCAACTTCCGCACCGTCAACGGCGACTACCAGGGGATCGCGCGCACCCGCCTCAACGCCGCCCGCGCCGTCGCCGTCGACCAGCTACGCAGCCGCCATCTCGCCGACTACCAGGCCCTGTTCAACAGGGTGACAATCGACCTGGGGCGTACGGCCGCCGCCGACCAGCCGACCGACGTGCGGATCGCCCAACACGCGAGCACCAACGACCCGCAGTTCTCCGCCCTGCTGTTCCAGTTCGGGCGGTACCTGCTGATCTCCTCCTCGCGACCTGGCACGCAGCCGGCGAACCTACAGGGCATCTGGAACGACTCGATGACCCCGCCGTGGGACTCGAAGTACACAATCAACGCCAACCTGCCGATGAACTACTGGCCCGCCGACACGACGAACCTGGCCGAGTGCTTCCTGCCGGTCTTCGACCTGGTCCGGGACCTCACGGTGACCGGTGCGCGCGTCGCCCAGGCGCAGTACGGCGCCGGTGGCTGGGTCACCCACCACAACACCGACGGGTGGCGGGGCGCCTCGGTGGTCGACGGGGCTTTGTGGGGCATGTGGCAGACCGGCGGCGCCTGGCTGTCCACCCTCATCTGGGAGCACTACCTCTTCACCGGCGACGTCGGCTTCCTCCAGACCAACTACCCGGCCCTCAAGGGTGCCGCCCAGTTCTTCCTCGACACCCTGGTCGCCCACCCGACGCTCGGATACCTGGTCACGAACCCGTCGAACTCGCCGGAGCTGCCGCACCACTCGAACGCCAGCGTGTGCGCAGGCCCCACCATGGACAACCAGATCCTGCGCGACCTGTTCGACGCGGCGGCCCGGGCCGGTGAGGTGCTCGGCGTCGACGCCGCGTTCCGCTCTCAGGTGCGCACGGCCCGGGACCGGCTGGCGCCCACGAAGGTCGGCTCCCGGGGCAACGTCCAGGAGTGGCTCGCCGACTGGGTCGAGACCGAGCGGAACCACCGACACGTCTCGCACCTGTACGGCCTGCACCCCAGCAACCAGATCACCAAGCGCGGCACCCCGGCGCTGTACGAGGCCGCGCGCCGGACGCTGGAACTGCGGGGCGACGACGGCACCGGCTGGTCCCTCGCCTGGAAGATCAATTACTGGGCGCGGCTGGAGGACGCCACCCGCGCCCACAAGCTTCTGAAGGACCTGGTGCGGACCGACCGGCTCGCGCCGAACATGTTCGACCTGCACCCACCGTTCCAGATCGACGGCAACTTCGGCGCCACCTCAGGAATCGCCGAGATGTTGCTGCACAGCCACACAGGCGAGCTGCACGTGCTGCCGGCGCTGCCCAGCGGGTGGCCCACCGGGCAGGTAGCGGGCCTGCGCGGTCGGGGCGGATACACAGTCGGCGTGCGCTGGACCAGCGGGCAGGCCGACGAGATCAGCGTCCGGGCCGACCGGGACGGCACGCTACGGCTGCGTGCCCGGCTCTTCACCGGCTCCTTCACACTCGTCGACGCCACCGACGACAGCACACCGTCCACCACCCGACCGGACACGGACGTCGTCCAACTCGCCGTCCGCGCCGGGCACACCTACCGCGCCGCGCGGCCCGGCGTGACACCGTCGCCGACGCTGAGCAACACCCCCACGCCCACAGTCACCCCGACCCTGAGCCCGACGCCGACCCTGACGCCGACCCCGACACCGACAGTGACGAGCACGCCCTCGCCGTCCGGCGCGCGGGCGACGTACACGGTGACGAGTTCGTGGTCCGGCGGCTTCCAGGGCGAGGTCACCGTGACCGCGGGCGCGGCGCCGACCCGCGGCTGGACCGTCTCCTGGACCTTCCCCAACGGGCAGGTGATCAGCCAGATCTGGAGCGGCGCACACACGCAGAGCGGCGCGAACGTGCGGGTGACGAACGTCGACTACAACGGGTCCCTGCCGGCGGGCGGCTCGACGACGTTCGGCTTCATCGCCTCCACGACCGGCGCCAACAACCCGCCGACCGACATCACCTGCACGACGACCTGA
- a CDS encoding glycoside hydrolase family 43 protein: MLAGAPAVPGYHNPVVPGFYPDPSVCRVGDDYYLVCSSFEYFPGVPLLHSRDLVNWRQIGNILDRPSQLEIPPDADASRGVFAPTIRHHDGRFWMITTNVSLGRHLIVTAEDPTGTWSEPVYLDLPHVDPSLAWDDDGTCWLTTSGVDAYRIDPDKGRVLEGPIPLWSGTGGQYPEAPHLYRIGDWWYLLLSEGGTHTGHAVSVARSRSPRGPFEPAPTNPVLTHRGTDLPVQAAGHADLVRAADGGWWMVLLGIRAKGQWPPFHVLGRETFLAPVRWVDGWPVVDPVREVTAAPAGSAPALAAPPDPGAHHDDFDASALAPGWISPRSRPDTAWSLTERPGWLTLHAAGTTLDRAGATIVATRQRHHDCRAGTRVDPGSGTAGLTIRIDEAHHYDLEVRAGTVRVVGRVGPFRQVFASLDVPAGPLVLTIATRTHDLYPPTVTSAADLASAAEPFGVRPATSDMIAFEVETAEGRVLLAELDGRYLSTEVAGGFTGRVVGMYVTEGSAAFDWFDYRPAARPTD, encoded by the coding sequence GTGCTCGCAGGCGCACCCGCCGTCCCGGGTTATCACAACCCGGTCGTGCCCGGCTTCTATCCCGATCCGAGTGTCTGCCGGGTCGGCGACGACTACTACCTGGTCTGCTCCAGCTTCGAGTACTTTCCGGGAGTACCGCTGCTGCACAGTCGGGACCTGGTCAACTGGCGACAGATCGGCAACATCCTCGACCGGCCCAGCCAGCTGGAGATCCCGCCGGACGCCGACGCGTCCCGAGGCGTCTTCGCGCCGACCATCCGCCACCACGACGGCCGGTTCTGGATGATCACCACAAACGTCAGCCTGGGCCGACACCTCATCGTCACCGCGGAGGACCCCACCGGCACATGGTCCGAGCCGGTCTACCTCGACCTCCCACACGTCGATCCGTCCCTGGCGTGGGACGACGACGGCACCTGCTGGCTGACGACCTCCGGAGTGGACGCCTACCGGATCGACCCGGACAAGGGGCGGGTGCTGGAGGGGCCGATCCCGCTCTGGTCCGGCACCGGCGGCCAGTACCCGGAGGCTCCGCACCTCTACCGGATCGGCGACTGGTGGTACCTGCTGCTCTCCGAGGGCGGCACGCACACCGGCCACGCCGTCTCGGTCGCCCGTTCCCGCAGCCCACGGGGGCCCTTCGAGCCCGCCCCGACAAACCCCGTCCTCACGCACCGCGGCACCGACCTGCCCGTACAGGCCGCCGGGCACGCCGATCTGGTGCGGGCCGCGGACGGCGGCTGGTGGATGGTGCTCCTCGGCATCCGGGCGAAGGGCCAGTGGCCGCCCTTCCACGTGCTCGGCCGCGAGACGTTCCTCGCACCGGTCCGCTGGGTCGACGGGTGGCCCGTCGTGGACCCTGTCCGGGAGGTCACCGCCGCACCCGCCGGGAGCGCGCCGGCCCTCGCGGCCCCGCCCGACCCCGGCGCCCACCACGACGACTTCGACGCGAGCGCCCTCGCACCCGGCTGGATCTCGCCCCGCTCCCGCCCCGACACGGCCTGGTCGCTTACCGAACGGCCGGGATGGCTCACCCTGCACGCCGCCGGCACGACGCTTGATCGCGCCGGCGCGACGATCGTGGCCACGCGCCAGCGCCACCATGACTGCCGCGCCGGCACGCGTGTGGATCCGGGCAGCGGCACGGCCGGGCTCACCATCCGCATCGACGAGGCGCACCACTACGACCTGGAGGTTCGGGCCGGCACGGTCCGCGTCGTCGGCCGGGTCGGCCCGTTCCGGCAGGTCTTCGCGTCCCTCGACGTACCCGCTGGCCCGCTGGTCCTGACGATCGCCACCCGGACCCACGACCTCTACCCGCCGACCGTGACCTCCGCGGCGGACCTGGCGTCCGCGGCCGAACCCTTCGGCGTACGCCCCGCCACCTCCGACATGATCGCGTTCGAGGTGGAGACCGCCGAGGGGCGCGTCCTGCTTGCCGAACTCGACGGGCGCTACCTGTCCACCGAGGTCGCCGGTGGCTTCACCGGCCGGGTCGTCGGCATGTACGTGACCGAGGGCAGCGCCGCCTTCGACTGGTTCGACTACCGCCCGGCAGCGCGACCGACCGACTGA
- a CDS encoding YciI family protein, with amino-acid sequence MAKYLLLKHYRGAPAAVNDVPMDKWTPEEISAHMQYMRDFASRLEETGEFIEGQALAPEGAWVRYDGPGRPPVTDGPFAETKDLIAGWMVIDVDSYQRAVELAGELSAAPGAGGKPIHEWLEVRPFLTEPPTISE; translated from the coding sequence ATGGCGAAGTACCTGCTGCTGAAGCACTACCGCGGCGCTCCGGCCGCGGTCAACGACGTACCGATGGACAAGTGGACGCCGGAGGAGATCTCGGCGCACATGCAGTACATGAGGGACTTCGCGTCCCGGTTGGAGGAGACCGGCGAGTTCATCGAGGGACAGGCGCTCGCCCCCGAGGGAGCGTGGGTCCGCTATGACGGCCCGGGACGGCCGCCGGTCACCGACGGCCCGTTCGCCGAGACCAAGGACCTCATCGCCGGTTGGATGGTGATCGACGTCGACAGCTACCAGCGCGCCGTCGAGCTGGCCGGGGAACTGTCCGCCGCTCCGGGGGCGGGCGGGAAGCCGATCCACGAGTGGCTCGAGGTGCGCCCCTTCCTGACCGAGCCGCCCACCATCTCGGAGTGA
- a CDS encoding RNA polymerase sigma factor produces MNEALLRSLTPAVLGILVRRGADFAAAEDAVQDALVEAVRVWPADPPRDPKGWLITVAWRRFLDTTRADAARRRREDLVDSEPAPGPTPAVDDNLQLYFLCAHPSLTPSSAVALTLRAVGGLTTRQIAHAYLVPEASMAQRISRAKRIVSTVRFDQPGDVATVLRVLYLVFNEGYTGDVDLAAEAIRLTRQLAAAIDHPEVAGLLALMLLHHARRASRTAPDGSLVPLAEQDRGRWDTGIIAEGVDILQTALARDRLGEFQAQAAIAALHADAPTAEETDWVQIVEWYDELARLTDSPVVRLNRAVAVGEADGARAGLAALAALDDALPRHTAVAAYLHERDGDLATAARLYVEAAHRAPNLAERDHLTRQAARLKHRQR; encoded by the coding sequence ATGAACGAGGCACTGCTCCGGAGTCTCACGCCGGCTGTGCTCGGGATCCTCGTCCGCCGCGGAGCTGACTTCGCGGCGGCCGAGGATGCCGTGCAGGACGCGCTTGTCGAGGCCGTCCGCGTCTGGCCGGCCGACCCGCCACGGGACCCCAAGGGCTGGCTGATCACCGTGGCCTGGCGGCGGTTCCTGGACACCACCAGGGCCGACGCCGCCCGTCGCCGTCGGGAGGACCTCGTCGACTCCGAGCCGGCGCCGGGACCCACGCCTGCGGTGGACGACAACCTCCAGCTCTACTTCCTCTGCGCCCACCCGTCGCTGACGCCGTCGTCCGCCGTCGCGCTCACGCTCCGCGCCGTCGGCGGGCTGACCACCCGCCAGATCGCCCACGCCTACCTGGTGCCCGAGGCGAGCATGGCGCAACGCATCAGCCGGGCCAAACGCATCGTCTCGACTGTGCGGTTCGACCAACCCGGCGACGTCGCCACCGTGCTGCGCGTCCTCTATCTGGTCTTCAACGAGGGCTACACGGGCGACGTCGACCTCGCCGCCGAGGCCATCCGGCTCACCCGGCAGCTCGCCGCCGCGATCGACCACCCCGAGGTGGCGGGGCTGCTTGCCCTCATGCTGCTGCACCACGCCCGCCGTGCCAGCCGGACCGCGCCCGACGGCAGCCTGGTGCCCCTCGCCGAGCAGGACCGCGGCCGGTGGGACACCGGGATCATCGCCGAGGGAGTGGACATCCTCCAGACCGCCCTGGCCCGCGACCGCCTGGGTGAGTTCCAGGCCCAGGCCGCCATCGCCGCGCTCCACGCCGACGCGCCCACCGCCGAGGAGACCGACTGGGTGCAGATCGTCGAGTGGTACGACGAGCTGGCGCGCCTGACCGACAGCCCGGTCGTCCGACTCAACCGGGCGGTGGCCGTCGGCGAGGCCGACGGCGCCCGCGCCGGACTGGCGGCGCTCGCGGCGCTCGACGACGCGCTGCCTCGTCACACGGCGGTGGCGGCCTACCTGCACGAGCGCGACGGCGACCTCGCGACGGCGGCACGCCTGTACGTGGAGGCGGCCCACCGGGCACCCAACCTCGCCGAGCGCGACCACCTGACACGCCAGGCCGCCCGGCTCAAGCATCGGCAGCGGTGA